Proteins from one Kazachstania africana CBS 2517 chromosome 1, complete genome genomic window:
- the TFC3 gene encoding transcription factor TFIIIC subunit TFC3 (similar to Saccharomyces cerevisiae TFC3 (YAL001C); ancestral locus Anc_4.128), protein MSTVLPFPDELVDKLCEEIAYNKGKIKLSQLWNISKNFMVINEDNNKSIKNFIFSCLSSNSDVLIHENEKILAKNGIDFEKILENEGSISVSISEDKLWIILTGYSKKESSIGNMPFELLLEIAKSKENGINTMELTSITKQDSRSITGRIKKISHLISDRQIVYKGHLVKHITLKKFANLKSPPVDKPYVNMREQFSKIVEIVKNSKNGIRQTTDLKRELNFDKEKRLSKAFIAAISFLDEKGYLKKVYVVSPNNPRIKIRCVKYLRDYVPENSNNNSYDGYESSSSEDGEDNNGANKLNLEEEEMLEGLDSFNATGLLQSQNGFIMEEQPAIEKETVTLNRFYPLQNQTFDLVEKKGQTGLSTMDTIKTLVGTDYKRAFTKISEFYIGSSGKKQTGQSSDYNLTKIYDFEGKKKFFRLFTEQYFNEMTNPTSPFHYDGFSGLKSQTADIISLNKGNYMPLNTTLRFGIDSNNNEVFFWNGEDIGTLKTNAIKKLTKQERKRLEEQQEEERKAKKRKLEVAAPAMNEASTASSSEQGTTGTPLVTLTAPKVSLQDKSAVNIDGFTAASLRSLQRQKTILEVLKSAGGILFLREQFLDEVSRLMKSSTLLDKKTVNGDIELMIKSQKLNIRYEPKGRRRLLYLPNLTEDDIIRYLTKEKDKKKTKFSDVTHNTDIYFFDQTAKDKFNRGTKSAERVRKYQNKTRKKATVSDEGSTAGKKKIPKVGSKKKEKEALFSSIHDANVEETLAANKEKVSKARMVFHVAKKSGIEALIMSVVITKSITNEIQWSKISQLFPKNALDNLKKQWTKRRVKMGHAGWKAYVDKWKKILVLGIKNEKVTLEQAENLDLPVLINLWVDYEKGRNDKPVLLYQNYEENRKRNTFVKDTSSRALQTGLVMSSMIQRETSSLKQTYTYELEKKIDEDISDKFTEGQIRSAIRSILIDKVETGKDEISLLNEVPKEELDKIIMDMAKEKQVYLRGSKLAATSIVKEYLELRGSYQSFLNSATYTTKFEEFLTAGNGIVIHQEISDIAACLLIDLIVNRKIRLDIIPMPRDIEPFNYTTRHFEIDTLTPPLIVSGNIGDKSLFASSKNVPVPLGKAYSRLWIDSDGLLRQNIWKQLIAIVIKEVMFHPGVTVSRLEQLSHNMISEIELDEICQWLVKKDMLYELPFKGYCVNHQWYRILV, encoded by the coding sequence ATGTCTACGGTTCTGCCATTCCCTGACGAACTGGTTGATAAGTTATGCGAGGAGATAGCATATAATAAAGGTAAGATCAAACTTTCACAGTTATGGAACATatctaaaaatttcatgGTAATCAATGaggataataataaatcaattaaaaacTTTATTTTCTCCTGCTTATCGTCAAATAGTGATGTTTTGATACATGAAAATGAGAAGATACTAGCAAAGAATGGAAtcgattttgaaaaaatattggaaaatgaagGGTCTATTAGTGTGTCAATTAGTGAAGATAAACTGTGGATAATATTGACTGGATATAGTAAAAAAGAGTCTAGCATAGGTAATATGCCCTTTGAACTTCTTTTAGAGATAGCCAAGtccaaagaaaatggaataAACACCATGGAATTGACTTCTATTACGAAACAGGACTCAAGAAGTATAACTGGCCgtatcaagaaaataagcCATCTTATCAGTGATCGTCAAATTGTCTATAAGGGCCATTTGGTGAAACATATTACGTTAAAGAAGTTTGCGAATCTAAAAAGCCCTCCAGTCGACAAGCCATATGTCAATATGCGTGAACAATTCAGTAAAATAGTAGAGATTGTTAAGAACTCTAAAAATGGTATAAGACAAACGACTGATCTTAAGCGAGAGTTAAACTTTGATAAGGAAAAAAGACTGTCAAAGGCGTTCATTGCGGCAATCAGTTTTCTAGACGAGAAGGGCTACCTGAAGAAGGTTTATGTTGTCTCTCCTAATAACCCACGAATCAAGATAAGGTGTGTTAAATATCTACGCGATTACGTACCAGAGAATAGCAACAATAATTCATATGATGGTTATGAGTCCTCAAGCTCCGAAGATGGAGAAGATAACAATGGAGCTAATAAACTCAATTTAGAAGAGGAGGAAATGCTTGAGGGACTTGACAGCTTCAATGCTACTGGCCTGTTACAAAGTCAAAATGGTTTCATTATGGAAGAGCAACCTGCTATAGAAAAGGAAACTGTCACATTGAATAGATTTTACCCATTACAAAATCAAACCTTCGATCttgttgaaaagaaaggCCAAACGGGGTTGTCCACAATGGATACGATCAAAACATTGGTGGGAACTGATTACAAAAGGGCTTTTACCAAAATCAGTGAATTTTACATTGGAAGTAGTGGAAAAAAACAAACTGGTCAATCAAGCGATTACAATTTAACCAAAATTTATGACTTTGaaggtaaaaaaaaattcttcaggCTATTCACAgaacaatattttaatgaaatgacTAATCCTACCAGCCCTTTCCACTATGATGGCTTTTCAGGACTAAAATCACAAACGGCCGATATCATCTCATTGAATAAGGGGAATTACATGCCTTTAAATACGACCTTAAGGTTTGGTATTGATTCTAACAACAATGAGGTTTTCTTTTGGAATGGAGAGGATATTGGTACACTGAAAACGAATGCCATAAAAAAGTTAACCAAACAGGAAAGGAAGCGTTTAGAAGAACAACaagaagaggaaagaaAAGCCAAGAAGAGGAAACTGGAAGTGGCCGCCCCTGCAATGAATGAAGCGTCAACAGCATCCTCTTCTGAACAAGGCACTACTGGCACTCCCCTTGTTACATTGACGGCACCTAAGGTTAGTCTTCAAGATAAATCTGCTGTTAATATTGATGGGTTCACTGCAGCTTCATTAAGGTCGCTACAGAGACAGAAAACCATTTTGGAAGTGTTGAAAAGTGCAGGAggtatattatttttacgAGAACAATTTCTCGATGAGGTTTCGAgattgatgaaatcaagTACTTTGCTTGACAAGAAAACGGTGAATGGCGATATTGAGTTAATGATAAAAAGTCAAAAGTTGAATATACGCTACGAGCCtaaaggaagaagaaggttaCTATATTTGCCCAACCTTACCGAGGATGACATAATAAGGTATTTGACAAAAGAGAAGGacaaaaagaaaaccaAGTTTAGTGATGTTACTCATAACACAGATATCTACTTTTTTGACCAAACGGCCAAAGATAAATTCAACAGAGGTACTAAGTCAGCCGAGAGAGTTCGTAAGTACCAAAACAAGACAAGAAAGAAAGCAACTGTATCCGATGAGGGGTCCACAGCtggcaagaaaaaaataccaAAAGTGGGGTccaagaaaaaggaaaaagaagcCCTCTTCTCTTCTATTCACGATGCTAATGTAGAAGAAACACTTGCAGCAAATAAGGAGAAAGTCAGTAAAGCAAGAATGGTTTTCCATGTAGCTAAAAAATCAGGTATTGAGGCCTTGATAATGTCTGTTGTCATCACAAAAAGTATTACCAATGAAATTCAATGGAGTAAAATTTCGCAGCTTTTCCCAAAAAATGCGTTAGATAACTTGAAGAAGCAATGGACTAAACGTAGAGTGAAAATGGGCCATGCTGGTTGGAAAGCTTATGTTGATAAATGGAAAAAGATTTTGGTTCTTGGgataaaaaatgaaaaagttacATTGGAGCAGGCAGAGAACCTAGATTTACCTGTATTAATCAACTTGTGGGTTGATTAtgaaaaaggaagaaatgaTAAACCGGTCCTTTTATATCAGAATTATGAAGAAAACaggaaaagaaatactTTTGTCAAAGATACTAGCTCACGTGCTTTACAAACTGGGCTAGTTATGTCTTCTATGATTCAAAGAGAAACTTCCTCTTTAAAGCAAACGTATACGTATGaattagagaaaaaaatagacGAGGACATTTCAGATAAGTTCACAGAAGGCCAAATCAGATCTGCTATAAGATCTATTCTCATAGATAAAGTAGAAACTGgaaaagatgaaatcagtttattgaatgaagtTCCGAAAGAAGAACTggataaaataataatggatATGGCGAAAGAGAAGCAAGTTTACCTGCGTGGCTCTAAATTAGCAGCGACAAGCATCgtaaaagaatatttagaATTAAGGGGCTCATACCAATCTTTCCTAAACTCTGCCACCTACACGACCAAATTCGAAGAATTTTTGACTGCTGGTAATGGTATTGTCATTCACCAAGAAATATCTGATATTGCAGCTTGCCTATTGATTGACCTTATTGTTAATAGAAAGATAAGGCTTGATATAATTCCGATGCCAAGAGATATAGAACCGTTCAACTATACGACTAgacattttgaaattgatacaTTAACGCCTCCATTGATAGTTTCTGGAAATATTGGAGACAAAAGTTTGTTTGCGTCTAGTAAAAATGTACCAGTACCACTTGGAAAAGCCTATTCTAGATTGTGGATTGACTCGGACGGTTTACTTAGACAAAATATCTGGAAACAGCTAATCGCAATTGTAATAAAAGAAGTCATGTTTCACCCTGGTGTGACAGTAAGTAG
- the MID2 gene encoding Mid2p (similar to Saccharomyces cerevisiae MTL1 (YGR023W) and MID2 (YLR332W); ancestral locus Anc_4.159), translating into MLQALVKCKFTSLAFLLLAVQTASSQSLLNNSTYVSRSSLSTSTLPSSSLFPESSTSSYIPSSSSSEQESSTSKSENILYATSSNTTTQASSTRLNSLSSSSSSRHISSVSSTSSSTSTSSSYSSTITSSPSSDSVAFALVTTVVQGKTVVSDRYTTITYSPTTTASSKKTHGLSKKSKNIIIGCVVGIGVPLIIACLAIFYMFFIRSKRTDFIDSNGNVVTAYRANKINRLWNYLSGKDMGDEEYDSNLPLGTATSSDEEFMADSNTGDVSRRPTEKLNGSTSPAAHSNDLMLDEERFYDEDGNELNARNY; encoded by the coding sequence ATGTTACAGGCTTTGGTCAAATGCAAGTTCACATCATTAGCATTCCTGTTATTAGCTGTCCAAACAGCTTCATCACAATCGTTGCTCAATAACTCCACCTACGTCTCACGAAGTTCTCTTTCTACGTCAACTTTACCATCGAGTTCTTTATTTCCAGAATCATCTACATCATCATATATTCCatcctcttcctcttcagaACAAGAATCTTCTACATCAAAGTCTGAAAATATACTGTATGCTACATCTTCGAATACCACCACACAAGCATCTTCCACTAGATTAAActcattatcatcttcctcttcatcaaGGCATATATCTTCCGTATCTTCTACATCATCGTCCACTTCAACTTCCAGTTCATATTCGAGTACAATAACATCATCGCCATCCTCTGACTCTGTAGCCTTTGCTCTAGTAACCACTGTGGTTCAAGGGAAGACTGTCGTTTCAGATCGTTACACTACAATAACGTATTCTCCAACTACTACCGCAAGCTCAAAGAAGACACATGGCctatcaaaaaaaagcaaaaatatcatcattggCTGTGTAGTTGGTATTGGTGTTCCATTGATAATCGCCTGTCTTGCTATTTTCTACATGTTCTTTATCAGATCAAAGAGAACGGATTTCATCGATTCAAATGGTAATGTTGTCACTGCATACCGTGccaataaaatcaataggCTCTGGAACTATCTTAGTGGTAAAGATATGGGTGACGAAGAGTACGATTCTAACCTACCGCTAGGCACTGCCACTTCatcagatgaagaattcatGGCTGATTCAAATACTGGGGACGTCAGTAGAAGGCCTACAGAGAAACTAAACGGTAGTACAAGCCCAGCAGCTCATTCTAACGACTTGATGCTGGATGAAGAAAGGTTCTACGATGAAGATGGGAACGAACTGAACGCCAGAAATTACTGA